The proteins below come from a single Cottoperca gobio chromosome 11, fCotGob3.1, whole genome shotgun sequence genomic window:
- the psmb12 gene encoding proteasome 20S subunit beta 12: MEKRCMDSQVKGVSTGTTILAATFDGGVVIGSDSRASIGGEYVSSKTINKVVQVHDQIFCCMAGSLADAQAVTKAAKFHLSLHSVQMEIPPLVIAAASVLKELCYKNKDELQAGFITAGWDKKKGPQVYVVSLGGMLIRQPVTIGGSGSTYIYGYVDAKYKPNMSREECLQFATNALALAMGRDNVSGGVAHLVVITETGVEHVVVPGDKLPKFHNE, from the exons ATGGAGAAACGCTGCATGGACTCACAAGTCAAAGGAGTCAGCACAGGG ACCACCATCCTGGCTGCCACTTTTGATGGAGGGGTCGTGATTGGTTCAGATTCAAGGGCTTCCATTGGAGG GGAATATGTATCATCGAAGACAATCAACAAGGTGGTTCAGGTTCATGACCAGATCTTCTGCTGCATGGCTGGCTCTCTCGCAGATGCTCAGGCCGTCACCAAGGCTGCAAAGTTCCACCTGTCCCTCCACAG TGTCCAGATGGAGATCCCTCCTCTGGTAATAGCAGCAGCATCAGTGCTGAAAGAACtgtgttacaaaaacaaagacgaGCTGCAGGCCGGTTTCATCACAGCAGGCTGGGACAAGAAGAAAGGACCACAG GTGTACGTCGTGTCTCTAGGTGGGATGTTAATCCGTCAGCCGGTTACCATCGGTGGCTCAGGCAGCACTTACATCTACGGCTACGTTGACGCCAAATACAAACCCAACATGAGCAGAGAGGAATGCCTACAGTTTGCCACTAATG CTCTTGCTCTGGCAATGGGCAGAGACAACGTCAGCGGAGGCGTGGCTCACCTGGTGGTGATCACGGAAACTGGGGTGGAGCATGTGGTTGTCCCTGGTGACAAGCTGCCCAAGTTCCATAATGAGTAA
- the psmb9a gene encoding proteasome subunit beta type-9: protein MLEETGPEWLSEEVKTGTTIIAIEFNGGVVLGSDSRVSAGDSVVNRVMNKLSPLHDKIYCALSGSAADAQTIAEMVNYQLDVHSIEIDKDPRVRSAATLVRNISYKYKEELSAHLIVAGWDRRDGGQVFATLNGLLTRQPFAVGGSGSSYVYGYVDAEYRRNMNKEECQQFVLNTLSLAMNRDGSSGGVAYIVSIDEHSTEEKVILGNDLPTFFDQ, encoded by the exons ATGTTGGAAGAAACCGGGCCGGAGTGGTTGTCTGAGGAGGTGAAAACCGGA ACGACTATCATTGCCATAGAGTTCAATGGAGGGGTCGTGCTCGGGTCTGATTCCCGAGTGTCTGCAGG GGATTCAGTGGTGAACAGGGTGATGAACAAGTTGTCTCCCCTCCATGACAAGATCTACTGTGCTCTGTCAGGCTCTGCAGCAGACGCCCAGACCATCGCTGAGATGGTCAACTACCAGCTAGATGTTCACAG TATTGAGATAGATAAGGACCCCCGTGTTCGCTCAGCTGCCACTCTGGTGAGGAACATCTCGTACAAGTACAAGGAGGAGTTGTCAGCGCATCTTATTGTGGCTGGCTGGGACAGAAGAGATGGAGGACAG GTGTTTGCCACCCTGAATGGTCTCCTGACAAGGCAGCCTTTTGCAGTTGGTGGCTCTGGCAGCTCATACGTTTATGGATATGTTGATGCTGAGTATCGCAGGAACATGAACAAGGAGGAGTGCCAGCAGTTTGTTCTCAACA CTCTGTCTTTGGCAATGAACCGTGATGGCTCCAGTGGTGGCGTGGCCTATATTGTCTCCATTGATGAACACAGCACAGAGGAGAAAGTCATTCTAGGAAATGACTTACCCACCTTCTTTGATCAGTGA